Proteins encoded by one window of Thermoproteota archaeon:
- the rpsJ gene encoding 30S ribosomal protein S10 codes for MPEVLRIEMVSTNSKSLDQVSRMFKEMAEKMGVRVKGPIPLPTKRLRVTALRNPSGEGTNRYDKYELRIHKRIIDIPNPDERYIRSIMGVTIPEDVKISIVMLTT; via the coding sequence ATGCCCGAGGTACTGAGGATAGAGATGGTCAGCACCAATTCCAAGAGCTTGGACCAAGTGAGCAGGATGTTCAAGGAAATGGCCGAGAAGATGGGGGTCAGGGTCAAGGGCCCGATACCCCTGCCGACCAAGAGGCTCAGGGTTACCGCTCTCAGGAATCCCTCGGGTGAAGGGACGAACAGGTACGATAAGTACGAGTTGAGAATCCACAAGCGCATAATAGACATCCCTAACCCCGACGAGAGATACATAAGGAGCATAATGGGTGTCACCATCCCTGAGGACGTCAAGATAAGCATAGTCATGCTGACTACCTGA
- the pdxA gene encoding 4-hydroxythreonine-4-phosphate dehydrogenase PdxA, with protein MRPILITMGDPAGIGPEVVAKSLARVGGGKPITVVGCKRCLEEVSELCGLKLRFSSVDEPTHLVDSVPVIDMGGEDVQKGRATPEGGVYSYRYVVRAAEMVREGKASALVTGPMNKLAVNMAGIRFTGHTELLAELAGGVKVKMLLYLDELRVSHVTTHIPLRDVPTSISKEEIHLTVRLTASFLRRLGEEVNIAVAGLNPHAGDGGVMGREEIEIIGPAVEELRSEGIGVEGPLPPDTVFLRALRGEFNAVVAMYHDQGHIPAKIIGFSRAVNVTLGLPYVRTSVDHGTAYDIVGRCVADEGSMLKALELAFRLAE; from the coding sequence GTGAGGCCGATCTTGATAACGATGGGTGATCCCGCTGGTATAGGTCCCGAGGTCGTCGCGAAGTCCCTCGCCCGAGTCGGTGGCGGGAAACCCATCACAGTGGTGGGGTGTAAGAGGTGTCTCGAGGAAGTTTCGGAGCTTTGCGGTCTGAAGTTGAGGTTCTCATCCGTCGATGAGCCGACGCACCTTGTGGACAGCGTCCCAGTGATAGATATGGGTGGCGAGGATGTCCAGAAGGGTAGGGCGACTCCCGAGGGTGGTGTTTACTCATACAGGTATGTTGTGAGGGCGGCGGAAATGGTGAGGGAGGGTAAGGCCAGCGCCTTAGTGACCGGACCCATGAACAAGCTGGCCGTTAACATGGCTGGAATCAGGTTCACCGGTCACACAGAGTTACTCGCGGAGCTGGCCGGAGGTGTGAAAGTCAAGATGCTCTTGTATTTGGACGAATTGAGGGTGAGCCACGTCACCACTCATATCCCATTGAGGGACGTCCCAACCTCCATAAGTAAGGAGGAGATTCACCTGACCGTTCGACTGACGGCCTCTTTCCTGAGGAGGTTGGGTGAGGAGGTTAACATCGCGGTGGCGGGGCTGAACCCCCACGCCGGAGATGGCGGTGTGATGGGAAGGGAGGAGATCGAAATCATAGGTCCTGCCGTGGAGGAGCTCAGAAGCGAAGGGATCGGGGTAGAAGGCCCTTTACCACCTGACACTGTCTTCCTCAGGGCGCTAAGGGGGGAGTTCAACGCTGTCGTGGCCATGTACCACGATCAGGGTCACATACCGGCCAAGATAATTGGCTTCAGCAGAGCAGTCAATGTGACGCTAGGGCTGCCCTATGTGAGGACCTCCGTGGATCACGGTACGGCCTACGATATAGTCGGCAGGTGCGTGGCCGATGAGGGCAGCATGCTTAAGGCTTTAGAGCTGGCATTCAGGTTGGCTGAGTAG
- a CDS encoding four-carbon acid sugar kinase family protein: MDVLILADDLTGALDTASQFGRGSFVALNREFAGYKWKCVSLSTDTRLVVPAKAERRIREILEAVLELTSPRYLYKKVDSTMRGNIGAELSPIVSMIESPLPFTPAYPEQGRIVLNGRLYVRGVPLEETEYVRELPIVSSLIEEIVRATSPDLTVGYWGEDDSGILIAKEVPDRRALSLLFREISDYRVMGGSAGLALELAQWIGAEKGEVPRANGPILFVSGSENEVAVRQLKALSKEIPVLEADNFSIEEVARVLGEGGDAAIRFSLAKVKPSTLGKIRRLLYEIGGLVVVGGETLKRLVEGMEIAGVKIGEPPEEGLAAGWIVGGPLDGLPIVTKAGGFGTETTLIRVRRWLREADLDNDG; the protein is encoded by the coding sequence ATGGATGTACTGATCCTAGCTGATGACCTAACCGGCGCTTTAGACACGGCATCTCAGTTCGGGCGCGGTTCCTTCGTCGCCCTGAACCGAGAATTCGCCGGATACAAATGGAAATGCGTATCCTTGAGCACCGATACTAGGCTTGTCGTCCCTGCGAAGGCTGAAAGGAGGATCAGAGAGATCTTAGAGGCCGTTCTAGAATTAACCAGTCCGAGGTACCTGTACAAGAAGGTGGATTCCACCATGAGGGGGAACATAGGTGCCGAGCTGAGCCCCATAGTTTCGATGATAGAATCCCCCTTGCCCTTCACCCCGGCTTACCCCGAGCAGGGAAGGATCGTGCTAAACGGTCGACTGTACGTTCGAGGCGTTCCCTTAGAGGAGACGGAATACGTGAGAGAGCTACCCATCGTCTCCTCTTTGATAGAGGAGATAGTGAGGGCCACATCTCCCGATCTGACGGTGGGTTACTGGGGAGAGGATGATTCGGGTATTCTGATCGCCAAGGAGGTCCCCGACAGAAGGGCGCTGTCCCTCCTCTTCCGTGAGATTTCCGACTATCGAGTGATGGGAGGTAGCGCAGGGCTAGCTCTGGAACTGGCCCAGTGGATAGGAGCGGAAAAGGGAGAGGTCCCTAGAGCAAACGGTCCTATCCTATTCGTATCCGGATCGGAGAATGAGGTAGCAGTCAGGCAGCTCAAAGCCCTCTCAAAGGAGATACCCGTTCTGGAGGCTGACAATTTCAGTATAGAGGAGGTCGCCCGAGTACTTGGGGAGGGAGGAGATGCGGCAATTCGCTTCAGCCTAGCCAAGGTGAAGCCCAGCACTCTTGGTAAGATCCGCCGTTTGCTCTACGAGATTGGAGGGCTGGTGGTGGTAGGTGGGGAGACCCTCAAGAGATTGGTAGAGGGAATGGAGATAGCAGGTGTAAAGATAGGGGAACCTCCAGAGGAGGGGCTTGCCGCCGGATGGATAGTGGGTGGACCGCTCGATGGCCTACCCATAGTAACTAAGGCGGGAGGATTCGGAACGGAGACCACGTTAATCAGGGTGAGGAGGTGGTTACGTGAGGCCGATCTTGATAACGATGGGTGA
- a CDS encoding lactate racemase domain-containing protein — protein MVHYSLKYGERYLSFHLPDEAQVVEMGPNNVTPLEDARGALQRALRGLDAIIRPSRRVAIIADDVTRPTPTADILPHLLDYLNSAGVSDDDILLLAALGTHRPMTQGELERKYGEAMERVEVVQPDYRDPEKQAIVGSMPEGSPIEVSNVLMKVDFSIGVGMVTPHHVSGFSGGSKIVLPGVSGERTVGGMHLLSARLRRSFLGMKENPVRALMDLVAERAGLRGLVEVVVDGIGRPTWVGAGGVREVFSEAVDEARRVYEVKAPSNLNLVIASSYPADIEFWQAHKSLYPAEMALRDGGILILATPCPEGVAVTHPEVLELAGLSPEKIDAKVRGER, from the coding sequence ATGGTCCACTATTCCCTCAAGTACGGGGAGCGCTACCTGAGCTTCCACCTCCCCGATGAGGCTCAAGTGGTTGAAATGGGTCCCAACAATGTTACGCCCCTCGAGGATGCCCGAGGAGCACTACAACGAGCCTTGAGAGGCTTGGATGCGATTATCCGCCCAAGTAGGAGGGTGGCTATAATTGCCGATGATGTGACGAGACCGACTCCCACTGCGGACATCCTCCCGCATCTCCTAGACTACCTAAATTCAGCAGGCGTGAGTGATGATGACATTCTGCTGCTGGCCGCGTTGGGAACGCACCGGCCCATGACCCAAGGGGAGTTGGAGAGGAAGTATGGGGAGGCGATGGAGAGGGTCGAGGTCGTTCAACCCGATTATAGGGATCCGGAAAAGCAAGCTATAGTTGGATCGATGCCTGAAGGATCCCCCATCGAGGTGAGCAACGTCCTCATGAAGGTAGATTTCTCGATAGGCGTGGGAATGGTTACTCCTCACCACGTCTCCGGCTTCTCAGGTGGGTCGAAGATAGTCCTGCCCGGTGTGTCCGGTGAGAGGACTGTGGGAGGCATGCACTTGCTCAGCGCTAGACTGAGGAGGAGCTTCTTGGGAATGAAAGAGAACCCCGTGAGGGCACTCATGGACTTGGTTGCAGAGAGGGCTGGACTGAGGGGATTGGTGGAGGTAGTCGTCGATGGGATTGGGAGGCCCACTTGGGTGGGCGCAGGCGGTGTAAGGGAGGTCTTTTCCGAGGCGGTCGATGAGGCTAGACGCGTGTATGAGGTGAAGGCTCCCAGCAACCTCAATTTAGTGATCGCCAGTAGCTATCCAGCCGATATAGAGTTCTGGCAGGCCCACAAATCGTTATATCCGGCTGAGATGGCCCTCAGGGATGGGGGAATCCTCATACTCGCTACACCCTGCCCTGAGGGCGTGGCTGTCACTCACCCAGAGGTCTTGGAGCTGGCTGGATTGAGTCCGGAGAAGATAGATGCCAAAGTCAGGGGGGAGAGATAG
- a CDS encoding archease gives MGRKLVDVEADVGFEVWANDLNSLFEEAALAMYEVMVDVESVNPVVRKELELESEDLSLLLHSWLSELLFITDVEGLVFSKFEVTIQGTKLRGKAWGEPVDPERHKPKTEVKAVTYYKLKVEKEGDLWRAVVILDL, from the coding sequence GTGGGCAGGAAGCTGGTCGACGTCGAGGCTGATGTAGGGTTCGAGGTGTGGGCTAACGACCTGAACTCCCTCTTCGAGGAGGCAGCCCTCGCCATGTATGAGGTAATGGTGGATGTCGAGAGCGTTAATCCAGTTGTAAGGAAGGAGCTGGAATTGGAATCTGAAGATCTATCCCTGCTCCTCCATTCATGGCTGTCAGAGCTCCTGTTCATCACGGATGTGGAGGGGTTGGTGTTCTCGAAGTTTGAGGTCACGATCCAAGGTACCAAGCTCAGAGGCAAGGCGTGGGGCGAACCGGTGGATCCCGAGAGGCACAAGCCCAAGACCGAGGTGAAAGCGGTCACCTACTACAAACTCAAAGTGGAGAAAGAGGGAGACCTCTGGAGAGCCGTGGTTATTTTGGATCTCTGA
- a CDS encoding 30S ribosomal protein S19, whose translation MSSKEFRYRGYTLEQLQSMTLDELAEVMPARIRRTLKRGLSPENKKLLEKIRKYRNKGIDKVIRTHRRDMPVLPEMVGAKIAVHNGKEFVEITIVPEMIGHYLGEFAMTNRIVRHGKPGKGATRSSKFVPLK comes from the coding sequence ATGTCCTCCAAGGAATTCAGGTACAGGGGTTACACACTGGAGCAGCTCCAGAGCATGACCCTAGATGAGCTGGCAGAGGTGATGCCAGCTAGAATCAGAAGAACTCTGAAGAGAGGTCTCTCTCCTGAGAACAAGAAGCTCCTGGAGAAGATCAGGAAGTACAGGAACAAGGGCATAGACAAGGTGATAAGGACACACAGGAGGGACATGCCCGTCCTCCCTGAGATGGTGGGGGCGAAAATAGCCGTCCACAATGGGAAGGAGTTCGTCGAGATAACCATAGTCCCCGAGATGATAGGACACTACTTGGGAGAGTTCGCGATGACCAACAGGATAGTGAGGCACGGTAAGCCCGGTAAGGGAGCCACCAGATCCAGCAAGTTCGTGCCACTCAAGTGA
- the tuf gene encoding translation elongation factor EF-1 subunit alpha has product MAEKEHVNLIFVGHVDHGKSTLIGRMFFDLQLVEELPPEEQAADAQFAWLVDRLKEERERGMTIDLFHTKIETPHKMITIIDAPGHRDFVKNMITGASQADAAILVVSAKSGEGVQAQTIEHVFLIKTLGVNQLAVAISKMDDPTVNYSKERFEEVKSQVAELLRKVGYDPDKIQFIPVSGLKGDNVVRKSENMPWYNGPTLYEVLDTFSAPPKPVDKPLRIPIQDVFSITGVGTVVVGRVETGVIKPGDNIVIEPLGKTAEVKSIEMHHEKLDKAEPGDNIGINIKGIDKKEIKRGDVIGHPDNPPTVAKEFTAQIVVLQHPTAIAPGYTPVIHAHTGHMACKMVSIEKKIDPRSGQVIEENPSFIRRGEAAVVKFQPLKPFVIEKYSEFPPLGRFAVRDMGMTIAAGIVLDVVPMERKKK; this is encoded by the coding sequence ATGGCCGAGAAGGAACACGTGAACTTGATCTTCGTAGGACACGTCGACCACGGAAAGTCGACGCTGATAGGGAGGATGTTCTTCGATCTCCAGCTAGTGGAGGAGCTTCCTCCAGAGGAGCAGGCAGCTGACGCCCAGTTCGCTTGGCTCGTGGACAGGCTCAAGGAGGAGCGAGAGAGGGGTATGACCATCGACCTCTTCCATACCAAGATCGAGACACCACATAAGATGATCACAATAATAGACGCCCCTGGACATAGGGACTTCGTCAAGAACATGATCACCGGGGCTAGCCAGGCCGACGCTGCCATACTCGTGGTCTCCGCCAAGTCCGGAGAGGGCGTCCAAGCCCAGACCATAGAGCATGTCTTCCTGATCAAGACGCTGGGAGTCAACCAACTCGCTGTCGCCATATCCAAGATGGACGATCCGACCGTGAACTACAGCAAGGAGAGGTTCGAGGAGGTCAAGTCTCAGGTGGCCGAGCTCCTCAGGAAGGTCGGGTATGACCCCGACAAAATACAGTTCATCCCCGTGAGCGGTCTGAAGGGAGACAACGTGGTCAGGAAGAGCGAGAACATGCCTTGGTACAACGGTCCGACTCTCTATGAGGTGCTCGACACGTTCTCCGCGCCGCCCAAGCCTGTGGACAAGCCCCTCAGGATACCCATACAGGACGTGTTCTCCATAACCGGAGTCGGTACCGTCGTGGTCGGTAGGGTGGAGACCGGAGTGATCAAGCCCGGCGACAACATAGTCATAGAGCCCCTCGGCAAGACCGCGGAGGTCAAGAGTATTGAGATGCACCATGAGAAGCTCGACAAGGCTGAGCCCGGCGACAACATCGGGATAAACATCAAGGGCATTGACAAGAAGGAGATCAAGAGGGGAGATGTCATAGGTCATCCCGACAACCCGCCCACCGTCGCCAAGGAGTTCACCGCCCAGATAGTGGTGCTACAGCACCCGACCGCTATAGCTCCGGGTTACACACCTGTTATACACGCTCACACCGGGCACATGGCTTGCAAGATGGTATCCATAGAGAAGAAGATCGACCCGAGGAGCGGTCAGGTCATTGAGGAGAATCCGAGCTTCATAAGGAGGGGAGAGGCCGCTGTAGTGAAGTTCCAGCCGCTGAAGCCCTTCGTGATAGAGAAGTACAGCGAATTCCCGCCGCTCGGCAGGTTCGCGGTCAGGGACATGGGCATGACTATCGCCGCAGGCATAGTGCTCGATGTGGTTCCGATGGAGAGGAAGAAGAAGTAA
- the rpl4p gene encoding 50S ribosomal protein L4, producing MVSVPVFNLNGERIGEVELPSIFDMEVRPDTIRRTYLSQLTARIQPQGRDPLAGLRTSAESWGAGHGVARVPRVKGRGYPAASRAARAVMTVGGAKTTAPRSWKVIWERVNKKERRLAILSAIAATGRIDLVKARHRVDLDYVPLVVTDDLEGISKTSELHSLLLKLGLKDELDRTKRRFKKIRAGRGKMRGRVRQRARGPLIIYLNESSSIARAARNIPGVDVVALRNLSVIHLAPGGVPGRLTVWTERALRSLEEVMGIA from the coding sequence ATGGTATCGGTTCCGGTGTTCAATCTGAACGGCGAGAGAATAGGGGAGGTGGAGCTTCCCTCCATCTTCGACATGGAGGTAAGGCCCGACACCATAAGGCGGACCTACCTGTCCCAACTGACCGCTAGGATACAGCCCCAAGGTAGGGATCCCTTGGCCGGACTCAGGACGTCGGCTGAGTCTTGGGGGGCAGGTCACGGGGTGGCTAGGGTACCTAGGGTGAAGGGTAGGGGCTACCCCGCCGCCAGCAGGGCGGCTAGAGCGGTCATGACCGTGGGCGGCGCGAAAACCACAGCGCCCAGATCTTGGAAGGTCATCTGGGAGAGAGTGAACAAGAAGGAGAGGAGGCTGGCTATCCTATCGGCCATAGCGGCGACTGGGAGGATAGACTTGGTCAAGGCCCGGCATAGGGTGGATCTGGACTATGTCCCTCTGGTAGTGACGGACGATCTGGAGGGCATATCCAAGACATCTGAACTCCACTCCCTGCTGCTGAAGCTAGGCCTGAAGGACGAGCTGGACAGGACCAAGAGGAGATTCAAGAAGATAAGGGCCGGACGGGGGAAGATGAGGGGAAGGGTCAGGCAGAGGGCGAGGGGTCCGCTCATAATATACCTCAACGAGAGCTCCTCGATAGCTAGAGCTGCCAGGAACATACCCGGAGTTGATGTAGTCGCTCTCAGGAACCTGAGCGTGATCCACCTGGCCCCGGGAGGTGTTCCGGGGAGGCTGACCGTATGGACGGAGAGAGCCCTCCGTTCTCTGGAGGAGGTGATGGGTATTGCCTAA
- a CDS encoding 50S ribosomal protein L23 — protein sequence MGDFDPYKILKAPISTEKVVRMINEENKLAFFVDRRANKKEIKRAVEEALDVKVERVWTIITIDGRKKAYVKLSPEYRASDVAAKLGIIG from the coding sequence ATAGGCGACTTCGATCCCTACAAGATACTGAAGGCCCCCATCTCCACCGAGAAAGTTGTTAGGATGATCAACGAGGAGAACAAGCTGGCTTTCTTCGTGGACAGAAGGGCTAACAAGAAGGAGATAAAGAGAGCTGTTGAGGAAGCCTTAGACGTCAAGGTAGAGAGGGTGTGGACCATAATTACCATAGACGGCAGGAAGAAGGCATACGTGAAGCTCAGTCCCGAGTATAGGGCCTCGGATGTCGCTGCCAAGCTGGGCATAATAGGGTGA
- the rqcH gene encoding ribosome rescue protein RqcH, whose protein sequence is MGRKRKVTGLDLRHLVRELISLEGKILKKAYMLDEGVFSLVFYPEVDGSRELVIDLSGFIFLTDLKWPKPRSPPPFIMALRKHLEGRKFTEISQIGVERIIRLSFGDMQLVVELFGGGNLILAQEDEILLPLKRVEFRGRSIKPGEIYRPPAGPGIELDPRDRDAILALLRKGVKEKLPLWKVLIGSFGVGPPYTDEISLLTGVDLKSPLPETEAPIAELADLIHSFLNRETEPLVYVQGDEVVSFSAFPLQHLQMERRSVSSLSRAIQLYYTAERPEYEEDQKIRSLEVEIQRQEELKNEYAEKAEEYRSMGDLIYLHLTEVDEALKKARRGISLPPIVSVDRKSGKVVLNLDGREIELDMLKSATENASEYYNRAKKYREKHERIDTAISSLKEKLNRLRSEAKERASKKVPTKRRKLRWYERFRWFYTSGGFLAIGGRDAQTNAEIVSKYLDENDLFFHVDMPGGSVVVLKLDGKEPDEASVNQAATAAGVFSRAWREGLTSVDVYYVKGSQVSKHAPSGLYLPKGSFYITGRRNYLRVRLEICVGFQETPDGIKLTAAPPGAPLLYSVCLRPGSTGKEEAAKVLKNVLESWLQENIKIRGDSEPLAEPVEVSVDDIVRALPPGKVTIVE, encoded by the coding sequence ATGGGACGGAAGAGAAAGGTTACTGGTCTGGATCTCAGGCATCTGGTCAGAGAGCTGATCTCTCTGGAGGGTAAAATACTTAAGAAAGCGTACATGCTGGATGAAGGTGTCTTTTCCCTCGTCTTCTATCCGGAAGTTGATGGGAGCAGGGAACTCGTGATCGACCTGAGCGGCTTCATTTTTCTGACAGACCTTAAGTGGCCAAAACCTCGGAGCCCGCCTCCATTCATCATGGCTCTCAGGAAGCACTTGGAGGGTAGGAAGTTCACTGAGATATCTCAGATAGGAGTCGAGAGAATCATTCGATTATCTTTCGGCGATATGCAGCTTGTAGTGGAGCTGTTCGGCGGAGGGAACCTCATACTCGCTCAGGAAGATGAGATCCTTTTACCCCTCAAGAGAGTCGAGTTTAGGGGTAGATCTATCAAGCCCGGCGAGATATACCGGCCACCAGCTGGTCCGGGGATTGAGCTGGATCCTAGAGATAGGGATGCCATACTGGCGCTCCTAAGGAAGGGTGTGAAGGAGAAGCTACCCCTATGGAAGGTGTTGATAGGATCCTTCGGGGTGGGTCCTCCTTACACGGACGAGATCTCTCTCCTGACGGGTGTGGATCTGAAGTCGCCTCTACCCGAGACCGAGGCTCCTATCGCTGAGCTGGCTGATCTGATCCATTCGTTCCTCAATAGGGAGACGGAACCCCTAGTTTACGTTCAGGGCGATGAAGTGGTGAGTTTCTCGGCCTTCCCGCTACAGCACCTCCAGATGGAGAGGAGATCCGTATCTAGTCTGTCTAGAGCGATTCAGCTCTATTATACCGCTGAAAGGCCTGAATACGAGGAAGACCAGAAGATAAGGTCGTTAGAGGTTGAAATTCAAAGGCAGGAAGAGCTGAAGAATGAGTATGCGGAAAAGGCGGAGGAGTACAGGTCTATGGGCGATCTCATATATCTCCACTTGACCGAGGTGGATGAGGCGCTGAAGAAGGCTAGGAGGGGGATTTCACTTCCTCCCATAGTTTCAGTTGACAGAAAGTCCGGCAAGGTCGTGTTGAATCTGGATGGTCGGGAGATCGAGCTAGACATGCTCAAATCGGCCACTGAAAACGCTTCCGAGTACTATAACAGGGCGAAGAAGTATAGGGAGAAGCATGAAAGGATCGATACGGCCATTTCGTCCTTGAAGGAGAAGCTTAACAGGCTCAGGAGTGAAGCCAAAGAGAGGGCTTCCAAAAAGGTCCCAACTAAGAGACGGAAGCTCCGATGGTACGAGAGATTCAGGTGGTTCTATACATCGGGGGGCTTCCTAGCGATAGGGGGGAGGGATGCCCAAACCAACGCCGAGATAGTGTCCAAGTACTTGGACGAGAACGATCTGTTCTTCCACGTTGACATGCCGGGGGGCTCAGTGGTGGTGCTCAAGCTGGATGGGAAGGAGCCGGATGAGGCATCAGTGAATCAAGCAGCCACAGCAGCTGGGGTGTTTTCTAGAGCATGGAGAGAGGGTCTGACCTCGGTGGACGTTTACTATGTCAAGGGGTCCCAAGTCTCGAAACACGCGCCCTCCGGACTGTATCTCCCGAAGGGGAGTTTTTACATAACTGGTAGGAGGAACTACTTGCGGGTGAGGCTCGAGATCTGCGTGGGCTTTCAGGAGACCCCTGATGGAATCAAATTGACTGCAGCACCCCCGGGAGCTCCTCTCCTCTACTCTGTATGTCTTAGACCTGGATCCACTGGCAAGGAAGAGGCCGCAAAAGTGTTAAAGAATGTGCTGGAGAGCTGGCTGCAAGAAAACATTAAAATACGTGGGGACTCAGAACCCTTGGCGGAGCCTGTGGAAGTGAGTGTGGATGATATAGTGAGGGCGTTGCCCCCCGGAAAAGTTACGATAGTGGAGTGA
- a CDS encoding 50S ribosomal protein L2, translating to MGKRILVQRRGRGGIQFRSRDHLKIAPVKYPPQIGLNGLVRGVIKEILHEPGRHTPISLVELEDGTKFYYVPPEGIYEGQEIQIGPGAEIKTGNVLPLADIPDGTLVSNVEIRPGDGGKIARRSGTYALVFSHEGDRVLLRLPSRKEKFVDARCRATIGIVAGGGRIEKPFMKAGLKYYHERTHPKRWPVVRGVAMNPVSHPHGGGSHKRPGKPTTVARTAPPGQKVGHIAARKTGRAKRRAGL from the coding sequence ATGGGTAAGCGTATACTGGTTCAGAGGAGGGGAAGAGGAGGTATCCAGTTCAGATCTAGGGATCATCTCAAGATAGCTCCCGTGAAGTACCCGCCTCAGATAGGGCTGAACGGCCTCGTGAGGGGAGTCATAAAGGAGATACTACACGAGCCAGGAAGGCACACTCCGATCTCTCTAGTGGAGCTGGAAGATGGCACCAAGTTCTATTACGTGCCTCCGGAGGGGATATACGAGGGTCAGGAGATACAGATAGGTCCTGGAGCCGAGATAAAGACGGGAAACGTCCTTCCTTTGGCTGATATACCCGACGGGACCTTGGTCTCCAATGTGGAGATAAGGCCGGGAGATGGGGGAAAGATAGCTAGGAGGAGCGGGACCTACGCTCTAGTGTTCTCTCACGAGGGAGATAGAGTCCTCTTGAGGCTTCCCTCTAGGAAGGAGAAGTTCGTGGATGCTAGATGCAGAGCCACCATAGGTATAGTGGCTGGTGGCGGCAGGATAGAGAAGCCGTTCATGAAGGCGGGTCTCAAGTATTACCACGAGAGAACCCATCCGAAGAGGTGGCCTGTGGTCAGGGGTGTGGCCATGAACCCAGTCAGCCACCCGCACGGTGGTGGATCCCACAAGAGACCTGGCAAGCCTACAACTGTGGCTAGGACGGCTCCGCCAGGACAGAAAGTCGGACATATAGCTGCTAGGAAGACGGGTAGGGCCAAGAGGAGGGCTGGCCTCTGA
- a CDS encoding 50S ribosomal protein L3 — protein MPRRHGSLQFAPRKRARTQKAVFRSYPELPLEEPTLVAFPGYKVGMVHVLMKEDRPGKLNIGQPVTLASTVVETPPIEVVGFRPYVGTYYGLKAVTTALKIEQNDLISRTLTIGDGVDNWDEALAKVEANKDRIEEVRILAYTRPDLAGIHKKKPEFLEIPIKGGSMDRRLEYAQSLVGSKVKVNQVFKVGQLVDVTAVTKGHGWQGVVRRFGVELLRHKAGKGRWRVGSLGSRHPPYVTWRVPRAGQTGYHKRTEYNKRILMMADLSEEGALNVTPKGGFKNYGILKSQYVILSGSIPGPAKRFVFMRHPVRPKYEELPEPEISYVSSVGWLKR, from the coding sequence ATGCCCAGAAGACACGGTTCGCTACAATTCGCTCCTCGGAAGAGGGCTAGAACTCAGAAGGCAGTCTTCAGATCCTACCCTGAACTGCCCCTTGAGGAGCCGACCCTAGTGGCCTTCCCAGGCTATAAGGTGGGTATGGTTCATGTCCTGATGAAGGAGGATAGGCCTGGTAAGCTCAACATAGGTCAGCCCGTGACCTTGGCCTCCACCGTGGTGGAGACCCCCCCAATAGAGGTGGTCGGCTTCAGGCCCTACGTGGGAACCTACTACGGGCTGAAGGCCGTGACCACAGCTCTCAAAATCGAGCAGAATGACCTGATCTCCAGAACTCTCACTATAGGCGATGGGGTTGACAACTGGGACGAGGCCCTCGCCAAGGTGGAGGCTAACAAGGATAGAATAGAGGAGGTCAGGATTCTAGCCTACACTAGGCCTGATCTGGCGGGAATACACAAGAAGAAGCCAGAATTCCTCGAAATCCCGATTAAGGGCGGGTCCATGGATAGGAGGCTTGAGTACGCCCAGTCCTTGGTGGGCTCTAAGGTCAAGGTGAACCAAGTCTTCAAGGTGGGTCAGCTGGTGGATGTCACCGCGGTCACCAAGGGGCACGGGTGGCAGGGAGTCGTCAGGAGGTTCGGAGTCGAGCTGCTCAGGCACAAGGCCGGCAAGGGCAGATGGAGGGTCGGGAGCTTGGGATCTAGGCATCCGCCCTACGTGACTTGGAGGGTCCCGAGGGCTGGCCAGACCGGTTACCACAAGAGGACGGAGTACAACAAGAGGATACTGATGATGGCCGATCTGTCCGAGGAGGGGGCCCTGAACGTAACGCCCAAAGGTGGATTCAAGAATTACGGGATCCTGAAGAGCCAGTATGTGATCCTCTCCGGATCGATACCCGGTCCAGCGAAGAGGTTCGTGTTCATGAGGCATCCGGTAAGGCCCAAGTACGAGGAACTTCCAGAGCCCGAGATAAGCTATGTGAGCTCCGTGGGCTGGTTGAAGAGGTGA